One genomic segment of candidate division KSB1 bacterium includes these proteins:
- a CDS encoding RuBisCO large subunit C-terminal-like domain-containing protein → MPYIDKAYQPQPTDLLCSYHLEPANGETLDSVTEELCSKAAIDANAGANRASLAAHAYAIDGNNVKVAYPAEHFEAGNIPQVLSVVAGRIFGLTHIAHLRLLDIRFPEWWVKSFRGPAHGSEDLHKYFDNPERPLVSALIAPEVGMDLETYKKKAFAALMGGCDIIRDSHQLTDLSNNRFEARVKAVLALTQEAVKKSELPKLYFPNVTGPGDVVLKRTRFAINSGGNGVVIDFQTAGFGVLQMLRNEFPGLIIYADRTSHGATARNKKHGISMTTLGKLARLAGADLVEIGSITGDMIETHAQVVQLHTNLLAENFTSPNPQRFDQNWFGLKTCMPVLSGGLSSDDIRELRYTFGHQMVLQFGRSLTGRDHITPEYIQRFLFDMGPLVPLV, encoded by the coding sequence ATGCCCTATATCGACAAAGCCTATCAACCCCAACCCACCGATCTGTTGTGCAGCTATCACCTCGAGCCGGCGAACGGCGAGACACTGGATTCCGTGACCGAAGAATTGTGCAGCAAAGCCGCCATTGACGCCAACGCCGGCGCGAACCGCGCTTCTCTCGCTGCCCATGCGTATGCGATTGACGGCAACAACGTCAAAGTGGCCTATCCCGCCGAGCACTTCGAGGCCGGCAACATTCCACAAGTGCTCTCCGTCGTCGCCGGCAGAATTTTCGGCCTCACCCATATCGCCCATTTACGCTTGCTCGACATACGGTTCCCTGAATGGTGGGTCAAGAGCTTTCGCGGCCCGGCGCACGGCAGCGAGGACTTGCACAAATATTTTGACAATCCCGAACGCCCGCTGGTTTCCGCGCTTATCGCGCCGGAAGTCGGCATGGATTTGGAAACGTACAAGAAAAAAGCCTTTGCCGCGCTGATGGGCGGCTGCGACATCATTCGCGACAGCCATCAGTTGACCGACCTGTCCAACAATCGGTTTGAAGCGCGCGTCAAAGCCGTGCTCGCGCTCACCCAAGAGGCCGTGAAAAAATCGGAGCTGCCCAAGCTTTATTTTCCCAATGTCACCGGCCCCGGCGACGTCGTGCTCAAGCGCACGCGCTTCGCGATCAACTCCGGCGGCAACGGCGTGGTGATCGACTTTCAAACCGCCGGCTTCGGCGTGCTGCAAATGCTGCGCAACGAATTTCCCGGCTTGATTATTTACGCCGACCGCACCTCGCACGGGGCGACGGCGCGCAACAAAAAGCACGGCATCTCCATGACCACGCTCGGCAAGCTGGCGCGGCTGGCCGGCGCGGATTTGGTGGAGATCGGCTCCATCACCGGCGACATGATCGAGACGCATGCGCAGGTGGTGCAACTGCACACCAATTTGCTCGCCGAAAATTTCACCTCGCCAAACCCGCAGCGCTTCGACCAAAACTGGTTCGGCCTGAAAACGTGCATGCCGGTGCTCTCCGGCGGCCTCAGTTCCGATGACATCCGCGAGCTGCGCTACACTTTCGGTCATCAAATGGTTCTGCAATTCGGCCGCAGCCTGACCGGCCGCGACCATATCACCCCAGAATACATCCAGCGCTTCCTGTTTGATATGGGGCCGCTGGTGCCGCTGGTGTGA
- a CDS encoding antitoxin family protein — protein MSETIKAIYKNGIIEPAEPLKIAEGTEVYVVVPKTTKATAYRTVLEELRREGFLDFDSQTIAQPFSKRRRGHIQGRPVSETIIEDRGPR, from the coding sequence ATGAGTGAAACAATTAAAGCGATTTATAAAAATGGCATCATTGAGCCTGCTGAACCATTAAAGATCGCCGAAGGCACTGAAGTTTATGTGGTTGTGCCTAAGACCACTAAAGCAACGGCATACCGCACGGTTCTTGAGGAGCTCCGGCGAGAGGGTTTTCTTGATTTTGATTCCCAGACCATTGCTCAGCCATTTTCCAAGCGCCGGCGTGGGCATATTCAGGGTAGACCGGTGTCGGAGACTATTATTGAAGATCGAGGGCCGCGATGA
- a CDS encoding RNA methyltransferase, which produces MELLEGKQSILPALQARQRKFQLILIRQNLNPVKIRDVLAAAEEQAIPVKYVTAAEIDAMTQGRSHGGLAAICTPKPAYEIEKLIELCQKLEAPPFLLLIEGTEDAQNLGYTLRSAEALGAHAVLLKKHVWNFEAVAVSRASSGAFERMPLVQVENAEKELLPLQRMGIKFYGCIGGAKRTIYDIDLTVPVLLAIGGERRGLSGALRERCDGFVRIPMTAGAGSLSLSHAAAVVMAEVMRQRRQMPA; this is translated from the coding sequence ATGGAACTCCTCGAAGGTAAACAATCCATCCTCCCGGCCCTGCAAGCGCGGCAGAGAAAATTTCAGCTCATCCTGATCAGGCAAAATCTCAATCCGGTGAAAATTCGTGACGTCCTGGCGGCAGCGGAAGAACAAGCGATTCCGGTCAAATATGTCACGGCGGCAGAAATCGACGCCATGACGCAAGGCCGCTCGCACGGCGGGTTGGCCGCGATTTGCACGCCGAAACCGGCTTATGAAATCGAGAAGCTGATCGAGCTTTGCCAAAAGTTGGAGGCGCCCCCCTTTCTTTTGTTGATCGAAGGCACGGAGGATGCGCAAAATCTCGGCTATACGTTGCGCTCGGCTGAGGCGCTCGGCGCGCACGCGGTTTTGCTCAAGAAGCACGTGTGGAATTTCGAGGCGGTTGCAGTGTCGCGCGCTTCCTCCGGCGCATTTGAGAGAATGCCGCTGGTGCAGGTGGAAAATGCGGAGAAAGAATTGTTGCCGTTGCAGCGAATGGGAATCAAATTCTACGGCTGCATTGGCGGAGCGAAGCGCACGATTTACGACATCGATTTGACGGTGCCGGTACTGTTGGCGATTGGCGGGGAGCGGCGTGGCTTGTCCGGCGCGCTGCGGGAAAGGTGTGACGGCTTCGTGCGGATTCCGATGACGGCAGGAGCTGGCTCGCTGTCGTTGAGCCATGCGGCGGCGGTGGTGATGGCGGAGGTGATGCGGCAGCGGCGGCAGATGCCAGCTTAG
- a CDS encoding HEPN domain-containing protein, whose product MAHLTAKEILARSDEFLRCADYAVQNDCFHACAICSYAALFWAARVALAYEGFDRPIWQHGELRSKFTEELIKNRTRYPRNFGKWLCDAFALRNVAQYQLGHPKTKEVRRMVYHAKEFIKKIDEILNK is encoded by the coding sequence ATGGCTCATTTAACGGCAAAGGAAATTTTGGCGCGGTCTGATGAGTTTTTACGATGCGCCGATTACGCTGTGCAAAATGATTGTTTCCATGCGTGCGCTATTTGTTCTTATGCCGCACTTTTTTGGGCGGCGCGAGTGGCTTTGGCTTATGAAGGTTTTGATCGGCCAATATGGCAGCATGGTGAATTGCGGTCAAAGTTCACCGAAGAGCTCATTAAGAATCGAACACGTTACCCAAGAAATTTTGGCAAATGGCTGTGTGACGCTTTTGCTCTACGAAACGTCGCTCAGTATCAATTAGGCCATCCCAAAACAAAAGAAGTTCGCAGGATGGTTTATCATGCAAAAGAGTTTATCAAGAAAATTGATGAGATATTGAACAAATGA
- a CDS encoding phosphoesterase, translating into MNKEPQLIIDDRAIEPLVMSRSVQTERQSPLFPEHIKRAISRHNGANYYRCALQVNTPFQDSFKGFDSRHRRHSPAYQREFALALAKACKKAGINVIGLCDHNSVEYVETVRRELEQENITVFPGFEIASTEGLHLLCLFNPDAKVKDLDHLLTELGLPPKVRWPNGDGYVPRQSKLTFPQIIEHVQRNREGICIAAHIDRENGLLNECAKTTRVQYFTDPNLHAGQIAGRREDLTEFYRKVVDNELTHYRRQQPLALINGLDVYNLKDLSKPECSTWIKMSSPSVEGLWQAFLDPESRVRLLSEEPPTPHAELAAMAWQGGFWNGRMIHFNENLNCLIGGRGTGKSTIIESLRYVLDLAPIGDAARQTQEEILQQVLSENTRLSLLVRSPWPAPRYYLIERSDSQKPVVCDESGAVLQIHPAEILPGVEIFGQHEIAEIAKDRIKQYQLLQRFREPEKALALESKKRELQRELKANRSELLRTQNEIETLADKLSRLPAVEEKLKRYRELGIEAKLKEQANLTREEALLKNSREGFPSVKKALEQLRRVVAQNAERLDPAAWAELPNADLWEKLEEALENFHDKMQACLDEAGETIKETEAMLFEIAEAWQIRRHDQVGAPSKSGREFKTADGEAFLKLQREYEALAPLQKEAEALARHEEDLQAQRRQLLQAWEELKWNLFELDHAAAAEISEKLEGQVRARVAKEGNLTPLFDLLQELYGRKFIDNLANKINEEHPIAMADFVQHIRDGKKTLRDLYHFTESQAEKLINLPAEKIFELEELDLPAAVYLELNVAEKEQPPQWKPMNALSIGQKATAILLVLFLENDTPLVIDQPEDDLDNRFITDVIIPRLREGKRRRQFIFATHNANLPVLGDAELIVALEAASNSETATGAAEIKDDHLGAIDTLSVKSLVEQILEGGKEAFEKRRTKYGF; encoded by the coding sequence GTGAACAAGGAACCTCAACTGATCATCGACGATCGCGCAATTGAGCCGCTTGTTATGTCACGTTCTGTGCAAACAGAACGACAATCGCCGCTTTTTCCCGAACACATCAAACGGGCGATTTCCCGCCACAACGGCGCAAACTATTATCGCTGCGCCCTGCAAGTGAACACGCCGTTTCAAGACAGCTTCAAGGGTTTTGATTCGCGGCATCGCCGCCACTCCCCGGCTTATCAACGCGAATTTGCGCTGGCGCTCGCCAAAGCCTGCAAGAAGGCCGGCATCAATGTGATCGGGCTATGCGATCATAACAGCGTCGAATACGTCGAAACGGTTCGGCGCGAGCTTGAGCAGGAGAATATCACTGTTTTCCCCGGTTTCGAGATTGCCAGCACCGAAGGCCTTCATCTTTTGTGTCTCTTCAACCCCGACGCCAAAGTCAAGGATCTCGATCATTTGCTCACCGAGCTGGGCCTGCCACCCAAAGTGCGGTGGCCGAACGGCGACGGTTACGTGCCGCGGCAATCGAAGCTGACATTTCCCCAAATTATCGAGCACGTGCAGCGCAACCGCGAGGGCATTTGCATTGCCGCGCACATCGACCGCGAGAACGGCTTGCTGAACGAATGCGCCAAAACCACGCGCGTGCAATATTTCACCGACCCCAATCTGCACGCCGGCCAAATTGCCGGCCGCCGCGAAGATTTGACGGAGTTCTACCGCAAAGTCGTCGACAACGAATTGACCCATTACCGCCGGCAGCAACCATTGGCGCTGATCAACGGCCTCGACGTTTACAATCTTAAAGATTTGAGCAAACCGGAGTGCAGCACGTGGATTAAAATGTCGTCGCCCTCGGTCGAAGGCTTGTGGCAGGCCTTTCTGGATCCGGAGTCGCGCGTGCGTTTGCTATCGGAAGAACCGCCAACACCGCACGCCGAGCTGGCCGCCATGGCATGGCAGGGTGGTTTTTGGAACGGCAGGATGATTCACTTCAACGAAAATCTCAATTGCCTGATCGGCGGTCGCGGCACCGGCAAATCAACGATCATCGAAAGCCTGCGTTACGTTTTGGATTTGGCGCCGATTGGCGACGCGGCGCGACAAACCCAGGAAGAAATTTTGCAGCAGGTGTTGAGCGAAAATACGCGCCTTTCCCTGCTCGTGCGCTCGCCCTGGCCGGCGCCGCGCTATTATTTGATCGAGCGCAGCGATTCTCAAAAGCCGGTTGTTTGTGATGAAAGCGGGGCGGTCTTGCAGATTCATCCGGCGGAAATCCTTCCCGGTGTGGAAATTTTCGGCCAGCACGAGATCGCTGAGATCGCCAAAGATCGCATCAAGCAGTATCAGCTTTTACAACGTTTTCGTGAGCCTGAAAAAGCTCTGGCCCTCGAGTCAAAAAAACGTGAATTGCAGCGCGAGCTAAAAGCCAATCGCAGCGAGTTGCTGCGGACGCAGAATGAAATCGAAACGCTGGCGGATAAACTCAGCCGTTTGCCGGCGGTGGAAGAAAAATTGAAGCGCTATCGGGAGCTCGGCATCGAAGCGAAGTTGAAAGAGCAGGCCAATCTCACGCGTGAAGAAGCCTTGCTGAAAAACAGCCGCGAGGGCTTCCCTTCGGTTAAAAAAGCGTTGGAGCAACTGCGCCGGGTTGTGGCGCAAAACGCCGAACGATTGGATCCGGCGGCCTGGGCGGAACTGCCGAACGCCGATCTATGGGAAAAACTCGAGGAGGCGTTGGAAAATTTTCACGACAAGATGCAAGCTTGTTTGGACGAGGCCGGCGAAACAATAAAGGAAACCGAGGCCATGCTTTTTGAAATTGCCGAGGCCTGGCAGATTCGCCGCCACGACCAAGTCGGCGCCCCGAGCAAAAGCGGACGCGAATTCAAAACCGCCGATGGCGAGGCGTTCCTCAAGCTGCAACGCGAATACGAAGCGTTGGCGCCGCTGCAAAAAGAGGCGGAGGCGCTCGCGCGGCACGAAGAAGATTTGCAGGCGCAGCGGCGTCAACTCTTGCAAGCTTGGGAAGAGCTGAAATGGAATCTCTTCGAGCTTGATCACGCCGCGGCCGCAGAAATTTCCGAAAAATTGGAGGGCCAGGTTCGGGCGCGCGTCGCCAAGGAGGGCAATTTGACCCCGCTTTTTGATCTGCTGCAAGAGCTTTATGGCAGGAAGTTTATTGATAACCTGGCAAACAAAATCAATGAGGAGCACCCGATTGCGATGGCCGACTTCGTGCAGCATATCCGCGACGGCAAAAAAACCTTGCGTGACCTTTATCATTTCACGGAAAGCCAGGCCGAGAAGCTCATCAATCTTCCCGCCGAAAAAATTTTTGAGCTGGAGGAATTGGATTTGCCGGCTGCGGTTTATCTCGAGCTGAACGTTGCCGAAAAAGAGCAACCGCCGCAATGGAAGCCGATGAACGCGCTTTCAATCGGCCAGAAAGCCACGGCGATTCTTCTGGTTCTCTTTTTGGAAAACGACACGCCGCTGGTGATCGACCAGCCGGAGGATGATCTCGACAATCGTTTCATCACCGACGTCATCATTCCTCGCCTGCGGGAAGGGAAACGCCGCCGGCAATTTATTTTTGCGACGCATAACGCCAATCTGCCGGTGTTGGGTGACGCCGAGCTGATCGTGGCGCTCGAAGCCGCGAGCAACAGCGAAACGGCGACCGGCGCGGCTGAAATCAAAGACGATCATCTCGGCGCCATTGATACGTTGTCGGTAAAATCGCTGGTCGAGCAAATTTTGGAGGGCGGCAAGGAAGCGTTCGAGAAGCGGCGGACGAAATACGGTTTTTAA
- a CDS encoding bifunctional helix-turn-helix domain-containing protein/methylated-DNA--[protein]-cysteine S-methyltransferase, with the protein MSSVNYTQLSADYQRVEKAILALEKNFLRQPRLEEIAKSVALSEYHFQRLFSRWVGISPKRFLQFLTKEYAKGLLVKSQNLLDVADETGLSGTGRLHELFVTCEAVTPGEFKNKGEGLQIFYGFHPTLFGECLLAVTERGICHLSFLSSGGRAKMLKSLKEKWKNAALLEMPSRTRPLAEQIFNPIKNGGLRPLHLFLAGTNFQIKVWEALLKIPAGAVASYEDIAARLGMPKASRAVGNAVAKNPIAYLIPCHRVVRKLGEFGNYRWGAARKQAMLGWELAKHGAD; encoded by the coding sequence ATGTCATCCGTCAACTACACGCAATTATCCGCCGATTATCAGCGCGTTGAAAAAGCCATTCTGGCGCTGGAAAAAAATTTTCTCCGACAGCCGCGTTTGGAGGAGATCGCCAAAAGCGTGGCGCTCAGCGAATATCACTTTCAGCGCCTGTTCAGCCGCTGGGTCGGCATCAGCCCCAAGCGCTTTCTCCAGTTTTTAACCAAAGAATATGCCAAGGGATTGCTGGTCAAATCGCAAAACCTGCTGGACGTGGCGGATGAAACCGGCTTGTCCGGCACCGGTCGATTGCACGAGTTGTTCGTCACCTGTGAGGCCGTAACGCCAGGCGAGTTCAAAAACAAAGGCGAGGGGTTGCAAATTTTTTACGGCTTTCATCCGACGCTGTTTGGCGAATGTCTGCTTGCGGTGACGGAGCGCGGCATTTGTCACCTGTCTTTTTTGTCAAGCGGCGGGCGCGCCAAAATGCTCAAATCACTCAAGGAAAAATGGAAGAATGCCGCGCTGCTCGAGATGCCGTCTCGAACGCGTCCGTTGGCCGAGCAAATTTTCAATCCCATCAAAAATGGCGGCTTGCGTCCGTTGCACCTATTTCTTGCCGGCACCAATTTTCAAATTAAAGTTTGGGAGGCGTTGTTGAAGATTCCTGCCGGCGCTGTGGCGTCGTATGAAGATATTGCGGCGCGCCTCGGCATGCCCAAAGCTTCGCGCGCCGTTGGCAACGCCGTGGCGAAAAATCCGATTGCCTACCTCATTCCCTGCCACCGCGTCGTGCGCAAGCTCGGAGAATTTGGCAACTATCGCTGGGGCGCGGCGAGAAAGCAGGCGATGTTGGGGTGGGAACTGGCGAAACACGGCGCGGATTAA
- a CDS encoding heme-binding domain-containing protein has product MKKIFKWLLAVIGVAFIAMQFFGPAKTNPPVDEAKSIQANAQLTPEVSAILTRACQDCHSHQTRWPWYSHVAPVSWFLVDHVTEARKHLNFSEWASYTPKRMRKKLEEMGEEVEVGAMPLKSYLLLHGDARLSPADVQALVAWTAAERQRLAQADSLANK; this is encoded by the coding sequence ATGAAAAAAATCTTCAAATGGCTCCTCGCCGTCATCGGCGTGGCTTTTATTGCGATGCAATTTTTCGGACCGGCGAAAACCAATCCGCCGGTTGACGAGGCCAAATCCATTCAAGCCAACGCCCAATTGACGCCGGAAGTTTCGGCCATTCTCACGCGTGCCTGCCAGGATTGCCATTCGCATCAAACGCGCTGGCCGTGGTACAGTCACGTGGCGCCGGTGTCGTGGTTTCTCGTCGATCACGTCACCGAGGCGCGGAAACATTTGAATTTCTCCGAATGGGCGTCGTACACGCCCAAACGCATGAGAAAAAAGCTCGAAGAGATGGGCGAAGAAGTGGAAGTCGGCGCCATGCCGCTCAAATCGTATTTGCTGCTCCATGGCGATGCCAGGCTCTCGCCGGCAGACGTGCAAGCGTTGGTGGCGTGGACCGCCGCGGAGCGCCAACGCTTGGCGCAGGCGGATAGTCTTGCCAATAAATAA
- a CDS encoding discoidin domain-containing protein codes for MHPGKCRARQIGDPSSSRSGYPPSYAVDGSTSTIWKSSSGGVQWLEIDLGAVYETDNASIRWDGSNRAKDFAFQYWNVATSSWVTLFSQTNNSSSTSIFNFPLTCAQKFRVYMTKPNSSRYYIKEAEINGCGCAAAIPKTDVGQFMQPAETLPSEIQLHPNFPNPFGPPPFNTRTSISFTLPKETDVTLKVYNVAGEEVITLVHARRGAGLHTAVFDATNLPSGLYFSVLQAGEVRRVQRLLFIK; via the coding sequence TTGCACCCCGGAAAATGTCGCGCTCGGCAAATTGGCGACCCCTCGTCATCACGCAGCGGTTACCCGCCCAGCTACGCGGTGGACGGCAGCACCAGCACAATCTGGAAAAGCTCGAGCGGCGGCGTTCAGTGGCTGGAAATTGACTTGGGTGCTGTTTACGAAACGGATAATGCCTCCATCCGCTGGGACGGCAGCAATCGCGCCAAGGATTTTGCCTTTCAATATTGGAACGTTGCGACCTCGAGTTGGGTCACGCTTTTTAGCCAGACGAATAACAGCAGCAGCACTTCGATTTTCAATTTTCCGCTCACGTGTGCGCAAAAATTTCGCGTGTACATGACCAAACCCAACAGTTCGCGATACTACATCAAAGAAGCTGAAATCAATGGCTGTGGCTGTGCCGCGGCGATTCCCAAAACCGATGTGGGGCAATTCATGCAACCCGCGGAAACGCTCCCCAGTGAAATTCAATTGCATCCCAATTTTCCCAATCCCTTCGGGCCTCCGCCGTTCAACACGCGCACGAGCATAAGTTTTACTTTGCCAAAGGAAACGGACGTCACACTGAAAGTTTATAATGTCGCCGGCGAAGAAGTCATCACACTCGTTCATGCGCGACGCGGCGCCGGGTTGCATACGGCGGTGTTCGATGCAACGAATTTGCCCAGCGGCCTTTATTTTTCCGTTTTGCAAGCTGGTGAGGTTCGGCGGGTGCAGCGGCTTTTGTTTATCAAATAA
- a CDS encoding phytase, whose translation MIVFMPAAAPQAQTIPAEITANARVNTGAVSGDADDPAIWIHPTNPALSLVIGTDKTGNFVYVWDMNGQQLQRVSVSRTPNNGDVRYGMEVGGAPVDIYVVGAQSPSRLVIFKIDPNTRTLSDITAAGGAATPQVKEPYGVCLYRRASDGAMYAFVNSNGGVSGVLNQYQLLDNGAGQVKAVFVRSFGGEVNGKHSEGMVADDQLGYVYIAEEDCCVHKFYADPAMGNARLAVFAHADGIESDREGLGIYGCADGTGYILLSSQGNNRVKVYRREGDPGNPHSHTLVTPFTRRTSAAPMVWT comes from the coding sequence ATGATTGTTTTCATGCCGGCGGCTGCGCCACAGGCGCAAACCATCCCCGCTGAAATTACCGCCAATGCGCGCGTCAACACCGGCGCGGTCTCCGGCGATGCCGACGATCCGGCGATCTGGATTCATCCGACGAATCCGGCGCTGAGCCTTGTGATCGGCACCGACAAAACCGGCAATTTTGTCTATGTGTGGGATATGAATGGTCAACAACTACAGCGGGTTTCAGTTTCGAGGACGCCGAACAACGGTGATGTGCGCTACGGAATGGAAGTCGGCGGCGCACCGGTTGATATTTATGTCGTCGGCGCTCAGAGCCCGAGCCGCCTGGTGATTTTCAAAATCGACCCGAACACGCGCACGCTCAGCGACATTACAGCCGCCGGCGGCGCTGCCACGCCGCAGGTGAAAGAGCCTTATGGTGTTTGTCTTTATCGCCGCGCCAGCGACGGCGCGATGTATGCATTTGTCAACAGCAATGGCGGGGTGTCCGGCGTTCTGAACCAGTATCAATTGCTGGACAACGGCGCCGGGCAAGTCAAAGCCGTGTTCGTGCGATCATTCGGCGGCGAGGTAAACGGCAAGCATTCGGAAGGCATGGTGGCCGATGACCAGCTCGGGTATGTTTACATCGCCGAAGAGGATTGCTGCGTGCATAAGTTTTACGCCGATCCGGCCATGGGCAATGCCCGTCTCGCGGTTTTTGCGCATGCCGATGGCATTGAATCCGACCGCGAAGGTTTGGGCATCTATGGCTGCGCCGACGGCACAGGTTATATTTTACTTTCCAGCCAGGGAAACAACCGCGTCAAAGTTTATCGTCGCGAAGGCGATCCCGGTAATCCTCACAGCCACACGTTAGTGACACCATTTACACGCCGAACATCGGCGGCACCGATGGTTTGGACGTGA